From one Brachypodium distachyon strain Bd21 chromosome 4, Brachypodium_distachyon_v3.0, whole genome shotgun sequence genomic stretch:
- the LOC112272314 gene encoding uncharacterized protein LOC112272314, protein MNGPPNFGDEPPFTHVHYPTVDDDIPFGRQLATLCTTLHLAAPCFRGRAEPVGSQGGACRWEIDTEVKGRTVVPLTPDITYSVRYPNFMLGLQFAMQHAIARVCEAYHDELPPDSVFRSFERRVVGGNAMGPEILGEDPHMEDVQFQALEQNMVDMEKSIYNEMTRADIAEDQVGILQGQLTLKTNEVNRRGDVILYMHAIMEQIMYEKDLLQLQYNQLQAQVNNANLAPAQAPSPPQDQEMEPQEEEPQEAQEMDTPATRTRSRAKNSGNTNFLSLP, encoded by the coding sequence ATGAATGGACCACCAAATTTCGGAGATGAGCCACCTTTCACACACGTCCATTACCCAACAGTTGACGACGACATTCCGTTTGGGAGGCAGCTTGCTACTTTGTGCACGACACTGCACCTGGCAGCACCCTGTTTCCGAGGACGTGCTGAGCCGGTGGGATCCCAGGGAGGTGCATGCCGCTGGGAGATCGACACGGAGGTCAAAGGACGGACTGTTGTTCCATTGACGCCCGACATCACCTACTCCGTGCGCTACCCCAACTTCATGCTGGGACTCCAGTTTGCCATGCAACATGCGATAGCTCGTGTGTGCGAGGCGTACCATGATGAACTGCCTCCGGACTCTGTCTTCCGTAGCTTCGAAAGGCGAGTTGTTGGCGGGAATGCCATGGGACCAGAGATCCTAGGCGAAGATCCGCACATGgaggatgttcagtttcaagcTCTGGAGCAGAACATGGTGGACATGGAGAAGAGTATCTACAACGAGATGACCCGAGCGGACATAGCTGAAGACCAGGTGGGGATACTCCAAGGTCAACTGACGCTGAAGACAAACGAGGTGAACCGCAGGGGAGATGTTATCCTGTACATGCATGCGATCATGGAGCAAATTATGTACGAGAAGGATCTCCTGCAACTTCAGTATAAtcagctccaagcccaggtCAACAACGCCAACCTTGCACCAGCACAAGCTCCATCACCCCCTCAGgaccaggagatggagccacaggaggaggaaccacaggaggcgcaggagatggacacacctgccacccgcacccgttccAGGGCGAAGAACTCCGGGAACACCAACTTCCTCTCACTTCCTTAG